CTCCCCTCCCCCTTCTCTCTGACCTACGCTCTCCATGTCCGATACCCCAGGCCGCTCCTCCGTCCGGCTCATTGCCATCACCGTCGGGTTCATCTTCCTGGCTGTGATCGGTATCCTCGTGTTCCGGGGCTGCCATGAGAGCGGCATGGGCGAGGACCAAGTCCGCCCGACGACCCCGCTGCCTGGCACCCAGGAGACGGGCATGCACTTCATCCCCGACGCTCCCCTGCTTCCGCAGGCTAAAGGTTTGGTCTAAGCGGTGGCGTACCCAGCCCGCCGTGCGGTGCGTATCATAGGCCCCGTGCACCGCTCGTATCTGCTGGGCGTCTCCGATATGGCTCGACTTCTTCTCTTCGTCCTCGCTGCGTTTCTGCTCGCTGCGCCTGTAGCGGCCCAGGCCGTCCCGGACACGGCACTAGCGACCCTGCCGGCGCTGCCCGAGGCCCCGGTGGAGGTCGTGCCCCAGGACAGCCTCGCCGACGAGATGGCGATGCTGCAGGCCGCCGTCGCAGGGCTGGCGGCCCAGAACGACAGCCTTGCCCGCGCCCTCGCCGAGCGCCCTGCGCGGATTGACACCGTCGTGATGCGCGACACGACGGCGCGGGGCGTGGCCGGCGAAGCGGCGGGACGCGTCGCCCAGGAGGCAAAGGACGCGTTTCGGAACTTCGTCCCGCGGCTCATCTTCTCGGCGCTGCTGCTCGTCGCGGCGCTCTACCTCCTGCGCGGGCTCGTGTGGCTCCTCGAAGCGCTCGCCGCCCGCACCGCCGAGCGGCGGCTGTTCTACAAGCGCCTCATCCCGATCGTCCGGCTGCTGGTCTGGGCGCTCGCGGTCTACCTCATCATCGCGGCCGTCTTCCAGATTCCAGGCAACAGCCTCCTCGCGGCGGCGGCGGCGGTCGGCGTCGCGGTCGGGTTCGCGGCGCAGGAGGTGCTCAAGAACATCTTCGGCGGCCTCGTGATCATCCTCGACCAGCCGTTCCAGGTCGGCGACAAGATCGCCGTCGAGGGGACCTACGGCGAGGTCGTCTCGATTGGGCTACGCTCGACGCGGATTGTGACGCCGGACGACAACCTCGTCTCGGTCCCCAACGCCCAGGTCGTCGACGGGCAGGTGTCGAACGCGAACGCGGGCGAGCTCAACCTCCAGGTCGTGACCGAGCTCTACCTCCCGGGCTGGGTCGACGTCTCGCTCGCCAAGCGGATCGCCTACGAGGCGGCGGCCAACTCGAAGTACGTCTACCTCAACAAGCCGATCGTGGTGATCGCGAAGGACGAGTTCCGGGAGACGTTCTTGCTCCTGCTCAAGGTGAAGGCTTACGTCCTCGACACGCGCTACGAGTTCCTGCTGATGAGCGACGTGACCGAGGCGGCGAAGGCTGAGTTCCTCCGCCACGGCCTGCTCAACCCGATGTGGAAGCTCCATGACTTCCTCGACGAGATGATCGAGGACGACGAGGACGGCGACCGGCCGAGTGCTGCCGGAGACGGCGAAGCCCCGTCCGTCATCGCTCCCGGCGGCGCGCCCCTCCTCGATCCCCCCGCCGGCCCATGACCGACGCGTCTCCGCCCCTGGCCTGGCTCGACGCCGACGCCGAGCTGAAGGACCGCCTCGATGCCTTCGACCGCGACACCCGCGAGGCCGTGGCGGCGCTGCGCGAGGCCCTCGGCGCGGAGGTCGCCGAGCCGCTCCGCCGCCTGGTCGCCGAGACCGCTGCCGCGCACCGCCGCGAGATGACGACCCACGGCTTCGACCGGGCCCTCGACGACCCGCCGCGCCCGCCCGCCGTACTGTGGGACGCGCTGACGGCGTACCGGGCCGGGACGACCGATACCTACACGGCCTTCCGCGAGGGCTTGGGCACTCTCGACCTCGGCCAGCAGATCGGCCGTCTTTACGAAGATGAGGCCCGTGCGTTCATCGAGGAAGCCGAACAGGCCCCAGAGGCGCTGGTCCGCCCCGAGCCAGAGGGACTGGTGGAGGCCGAGGCCGGCGACAGCATCGCTCTCATCGCCCGCAAGCTCGGCGAGCGGACGCGGCGGCGCACCCGGGCCGCCGGCCGAGGGCTCGCAAACGGGCTCGGCCGGGTCGTCGGCAAGACGCCCAGCGCTCTCGACCCGCACGCGCAGGCCGTCCCGCTCCGGGCGCTCCTGACGGAGCAGGCCACGGTCCGCCTCCCGCGCCTCCTGCTGGCCGACCACGAGCGTGTGCAGATGGAGATCGGGCAGCACGTGGCCCGGCTCGAAGGGGCGTTCGCGGCGTGGGCCGGGGAGCTTCTCCGGCTCGAATCCGGGCTGGACCGGCCGCGCTTCCACACGGCTGAGGCCCTCGAATGGGCTGTGGACGGGGGGCAGCGCACGGAAGACAGAGAACAGGGGACGGAGGACAGGAAGACGGGAGAGGAGGTGATGGAGGACGGGGTGGACGGCGAGGAAGTGCGGGCGGCGGAGGCGGAGGCCGAGCTCACGGCGAAGGTCCGGCGGGTGCGGGAGGTCGTGCAGACGCTCGACGCGGCGCTGCACGAGGCCGCGCTCACGCTGCCTCCGGTGGACGAGGCGGCCCTCGACGCGGCGCGCGACCGGCTCGCCGAGCGCGTCCGCCGCAGCGGCTTCGACAGCGACCGCCCGGCACGGCCCGGCGACGCGGAGCCGCTCGGCGAGCTCGCGTCGGCGGTGGCGCGCTGGAGCGGCTGGCACCACAACATCGTCCGCCGCCTTGGCGTGGACGGCCTGCTGCTGAAGCTGCGCGGCCAGCTCGTCGACGAGGTGGACGTGCTCGTGGACCGCGTCGCCGAGGCCGTCGTGGTGCCCGTGCAGACGACGGTGGAGCAGGCGACCGGTGAGTTGAACCGGCTGCGGTCCGAGGCCCGCGCCGCCTGCGACCGCTGCGACGCCCCGGCCCCGCTCGCCGAGGCGCTCCGCGATCTCCTGCGCCGCGCCCTCGACCACTCCGACCGCATCATGCTGCCGGCGCTCCAGCCGGTCTCGCTGGACCGCGCCGTCGAGGAGGCCGTCGCCGCCACGCGGGAGCGGCTGGCCGAGATCGTCCGCCCCCTCCCGGAGCGTGTCACGCTCCACGCCCGGCTCGGGCCGGACCACGCCGGCCGCCCTGGGGCCGCGGCCGAGGTCGGGCTGCGCAGGATCGTCGGCTCCACGCTCAGCGAGGAGTTCGAGGCCCGGCTCGTCAAGAGCGCCGAGCCGCTGCGCCAGCCCATCCTCCGCGCCCTCGCCGAAGCCGAGAACGTCCGCGACATCGTCCGCTTCAACCTCGAGACGGCCATCGAGGAGTTGGAAAACGCCGAGGACGAGACCGCCGGGGACGCCGCCGAGGACGAGCCGGACGAGGACGGAGCCCACGCCCTCGCAAATGCGCGCGAGCTAAGCGTGGACGGCCTCGCCCGCGCCGAGGAGCGCCTTGTCGGGGTCGCCACGCTGCTGGCCGAGCCGTGGCAGGACTTCGTGCGCCGGGCCACGGAGATTTTCGAGGGCAGTTGGACCACACTGCACGACCGCTCCAACGCCGAGACCCTCGTCGCCGCCAGCCTGCTCGACCTCAAGGCGCGGACGCGCCAGGCCGCCGAGCGGCTGCGGGAGGACGCCGTGGCCCTCGCCGGGCGCGCCCGGACCGCGTTCGAGAAGTGGTTCCGCTTCGGGCGCGGCAAGGCCAAGCGGCTCGTCGAGATGGGGCAGCAGGCCGCCGGCCTGGCCGAGCAGAGCGCCTCCGACCGCCGCCGCACGCTCGACGCCCTCGCCGAAGCGGCGACGCTCCACGCTGGCCTCCCGCTCGTCTACCGCCGCCTGTTCTCGTTCAAACCCGTCGCCGACCCCACGCTCTTCGTCGGCCGCACGACCGAACTCGCCCGCATCGCCGACCACGCCGAGCGCTGGCGCGCGGGCCGCGACACGAGCACCCTCGTCGTCACGGCTGAGCCCGGCGGCGGGCGGACCTCGTTCCTCAACGTCATCGAGAGCACCGTTCTGCGGGAGGACGAGCCCGCCCGCCTCGTCCTCACCGAGCGCATCGAGACCGAAGAGGGCATCGCCTCGCGGATCGGCGAGGCGCTCGGCCTGGGGGCGGCGCTGCGGACGTTCGACATGCTGGAGGCCGTGCTGCTCTCGCATGCCCACGCCGAGCAGCGGCACGTCTGCCTGCTCGAAGGCTTGCAGCACCTCATACTCCGCGCACCCGACGGGCTGGAGCTGATCGAGCGGACGCTCATCTTCCTCTCGCGCACCGACACGCGCGTGCTGTGGATCGGCACGGCGGTGCTGCCGGGGTGGCGGTTCGTCGAGCGGACGGCCCCGCAGATCACCGGCCTCGTGGACACCGTCGCCCTGCCCCCGCTCTCGCGCGACGAGGTCGAGACGGCGCTCGCCAAGCGCCACGCGCGGAGCGGGCTCCCGCTCACGTTCGCCGCGCCGTCGGAGTCAGCCCCGCTCCTGACGCGCCGCCTCAACAAGGCCGAGACGCCCGAGGCCAAGCAGGCCGTCTTGCGGGGGGACTTTTTCGACGGCCTCTACCGCGCCAGCGGCTCGAACCTCCGCCTCGCGCTCCTCTACTGGCTCCGCGCCGCCGACTTCCAGCGCGGCACCGACGAGGTCACGGCCGACACCCTCACGCTCCGGCCCGTCCGCCCGCTCGATTTCGCCTTCGTCGGCACCTTCGACCTCTCGCGCTCGTTCGCGCTCAAGGCGCTCCTGCAGCACGGCACGCTCACGCTTGCCGAGTACGACCGCATCTTCCGCACCAGCCGCGAGGAGAGCTTCCTCGTCTTCGAGTCGCTCTACAACCTCCGCCTCATCCAGCGCGCCGACAGCCCCGACGGCACACTCTCGGCGCGGCGCAACGGGGCTGCCGCGTCCGCGATGCAGACGGTCCAGGAGGGGGCTCGGTACCGGCTCCATCCTCTCGTCGTCGCCCCGGTCACGAACGCGCTCCGCACGAAGAACATGCTGTGATGGTTGGCGAAAGGGTGGATGGGAGAACGGGCGAAGGGGAGAAACTTTTTCGGCGTCGCCTTTCAACACTCGCCCACTCGCCCACTCGCCCACTCGCCCACTCGCCCACTCGCCCACTCGCCCACTCGCCCACACTCAGTCCAGCGTCGGGTCCGTCATCGCGGGCGGTGGCCCTTCGGGCTCGGGGCCGCGGACGACGTTGTAGGTGGTCACCGCCGCGACGGCACCCAGGACCGGGCCGGCCCAGTAGAGCCAGTGCAGCGTCCAGGTGCCGTCCACGAGCGCCGGGCCGAACGAGCGAGCCGGGTTGAACGAGCCGCCGCCGATCCAGCCCGTCGCAAACGCCATCGCTGCGACCGTGAAGCCAATCGCGAGGCCGGCCGGGATCCCCTCGATGCGCGTGTCCGTGGCGACGGCGGTGATGACGAACATCAGCAGGAACGTCGCGAAGAACTCGGCAAGGAGCACAGGCAGGACGCTGCCGAGCGCGGCGGCCGCGTCGCCCGGCACCGTGGGCCCTGCCGTGAACCCGTCGGCGGCCCCGAAGGCCAGGGCGAGGACGCCGCTCGCGGCGAGACCGCCCAGGAGCTGCGCCGCGATGTACGGCCCGACCTGCCCCCACGGGAAGTGCCGCCCCACGGCGAAGGCGATCGTCACGGCCGGGTTGAAGTGGGCCCCGCTGATGTGCCCGACGGCGAAGATGCCGACGACGAGCGCGAGCCCGAAGGCGAACGGCACGGCGACCGTACCGTCGTAGCCGGCGAGGACGGAGCCGAGGATGGCGGACGTGCCGGAGAAGACGAGGAAGAAGGTGCCGATGAACTCGGCGAGGTAGGACCGGAGGTGCATGGCGGGTGCAGGATCGTGTGCAGGGTGAGGCCAGCTTCAGAAAATTGGCTGGCGCTGAAACTACGGGCTAGACCTCGATTGCGCAGCGCTCGCATGCCTTTCGAGGTGCAAGCAGGTCTGGGTTCGTTACGCTCGCACCGGGGGGCGTAGTAAAATCTGTTGCACCTGAGAACATTCAGTGAAACGATTCAGTATGTTGCGTCCCCTCTAATCCGTCATACTGAACCGGCACAGTCCTCCCATGCTGGGTGCTCTCTTTCTTTTCTTCGGCGTGATGCCCTTCCTGGTAGGGGTCTACGCGTGGCACCTCGTCCGCCGGCGCGGCGAGGACGGACCCGAAGACCCGCCGCCGCCGCCCGAGCCCGAATCCCCGCTGCCGACCGTCCCGCCCGCCCCGCAGCGCTGCGACCGGGACCCGATGCCGCGGCGAGGCGTCCGCATGCCTCGTCCGCCCCGCCGCGTGCGCTAGGCTAGCGGCCAGCCGCTTCGGCGTTGGCCTTCGCCATCTCCTCGACGAGCACCTGCGCCGCGACGCGGTCCTCGCCGATCCGCCTCAGCTCGGCCTCGCGCCGGGCCTCCAGCCGGTTCAGCCGGGCGACCTGCTCCGGGTAGCGCTGGGCGGCCGCGTTTTCCGGCTCCTCCATCGCAAAGGCGGGTTGGTTCTGTTCGAGGTAGCGCAGCAGCCGGGCCGCCTCCGCCGCCTGGTTCCACGCGTTAATCGGCCCCTCGATGCGTTCGAGCACGCCGACAAAGGCTTCGAGCGTGTCGAGCGCCATGTTGAGCGCCGCCAGCTTCGCCGGGTCCTGCTCCAGCGGCTCTGCCTCAGTCGTGTCGCGCGCGGCGAGGCTCTGCGCGGCGGTGTCGGCAGCCACCAACGTCGAGGAGTCAGCGGTGGCTACTGTGCCTGCCGGCTCTGCGCTGGGGCGCGCCCGGTCGGCCTCGCGCGTGCAGGCGGCGAGGCAGAGGACGATAAGGACGAAGGGGAGCAGTCGGCGCATGGGTCCAAAATACGCCCGCTCTGCCGAACCACCGTCAGCCGCCGCGCGAGCCGCGCGGCCTACGTCGAGTCGCACGAGATGCACCTCGCTCGGCAAGGAGTTAGGAGCGTGGGAGCTATCTTGCCGGGCGGACGCTCCTTGCTTGCTGCCACGTCTATGATCCGCCGCATCCTGCTGACCGTGCTCGGGGGCTTCCTCGGCGCGGCCTCGTACGACGAGGCATTCCTATTCTTCGGGGCCGCGCTCGGGTTTGTGGTGGCGCTCTACCTCGACACGCGCGACGCACTGCAGGAGGTGACGGCGCGCCTCGACGGGCTGGAGCGGCGCAGCGCCCCGGCACCTGCTGCCCTCGAGCCGGTCGAGACTGTACCGGACGAGGCAGGCCCGGTACTCGACGAACCAGCGCACGACGAACCGGCAACCCCGGCGTTGGAGCCCGAAGCGCCGGTCGCTGCCGAGGACTCGATGGCGGACGCGGCGACGCCGGAGGAGCGGTCGCGCCGGGCCGCGATGCGTCGGCGCGCCCGGCGCGGTGCGGCGGCTGCGACCCCGGCCCCGTCGGCACCGGCCGAGCCGTCGCTTCCGGCCCAGGCCTGGGCGCTGTTGACCGGCGGCAACCCGCTGGCCCGCATCGGGGTGGCGATCCTGTTCGTCGGGCTGTTCTTCCTGATCGGGTACGTCTCCGAGCAGGGCCTCTTCCCCATCGAGCTGCGGCTGCTGGGCACGGCGCTCGCCGGGCTCGGGCTCGTCGGCGGCGGCTGGGTGCTGCGGCGGCGCGCCGAGGTCTACGCGGTGACGCTCCAGGGTGGCGGCGTGGCGGTGATGTACCTCACCGTCTTCGCGGCCTTCCAGCTCTACGACGTGCTCCCGCCGCTCCCCGCCTTCGCGCTCCTCGTGGCGATCGCCGCGTTCTCGGCCGTCCTGGCCGTCGTGCAGGACGCGCCGGTGCTGGCCGTCGTCGGCGTGCTCGGCGGGTTCGCCGCGCCGATCCTTGCCTCGACCGGGCAGGGCGACCACGTCCTGCTGTTCTCGTACTACACGGTCCTCAACGCGGGCGTCTTCGGGATCGCCTACGTCAAGCAGTGGCGCTCGCTCTACCTCGTCGGGTTCCTCTGCACCTTCGTGATCGGCGGCGTCTGGGGCGGGCTGCGCTACGAGCCGGCCCTCTTCGCCTCGACCGAGCCGTTCCTCGTCCTCTTCTTCGCGCTCTACTTTGCGATCCCGGTCCTCGCTACGCGGCGGGGCACAACGCGCCTCGCCGGTCCCATCGACGGGCCGCTGGTCTTCGGGCTGCCGGTGGCGGCGTTCGCCCTGCAGGCGGTGCTCGTCGAGCCGTTCGCGTTCGGACGGGCGTGGAGTGCGTTCGCGCTCGCGCTCGCCTACCTCGGCACGGCGACGCTCCTGTTCCGGGGGCGGCGGGAGGCGGCGCGGCCGCTCGTCGAGGCGTTCGTCGGGATTGGGCTGACGTTCGCCACGCTCACGATCCCGTTCGCGCTCGACGCGGTGTGGAGCGGAGCGCTGTGGGCGCTCGAAGGGGCGGCCCTCGTCTGGACCGGCGTGCGGCAGCGGCGGCTGTGGCTTCGGCTCTCGGGCCTCGGCCTGCAGTTCGTCTCGGTCGTCGTGCTCTTCGACGAGAGCGCGTTCGGCTTCGACGCGGCCGCGCTCGGGGTCCGGCTCTCCGGCTGGCTGGCCGCGATTGCGCTCGGCGCGTCGGCCTACTGGTTCCAGGCCCGCCCCGAGGTCGTGCGCCGGCTGGAGTACGCGGCGAGCGGGCCGGTCCTGCTGCTCGCCGTGTTCCTCTGGAGCCTGAGCGGCCTCACCCTCGTCGCGGACCTGCTGCCGGATGTCCTCATGCCGAGTGCGTGGCTGCTCTTTTTCGCGGCCTCGGCAGTGGCGCTCGCCGAGGTGGGGCGGCGGCTGGACTGGAACGCGGCCGGAGCCGTCGCGCTGCCGCTGCTGCTCGGTGCGGGCTGGCTGCTCGTGCCGGCCTCCTTGCTCTTCAACGACCACCCCTTCGGTCACTTCGGCTGGCTGGCGTGGCTGCTCGCGTTCGCCGCGCTCGGGTGGGTGCTCGTCCGGCGCGAGGGCGTGTCGGGCCCCCGACGGCTGAGCCTAGCGCACGCGCTCTCGCTGTGGCTCCTCGCCGCCGTCGCCGCGACCGAGGTGGCGTGGGCACTGGACCGGTGGGTCGGCGAGGTGGGCTGGTCCGAGGCCGGCGTCGGGATCGTACTCGCCGGGCTGCTCGCGCTCGTGCTGGCTGCCCCCGGGCCGGTCGGGCGATGGACGGCACGGCACCGCGCGGCCTACCTCGGCCTCGGCGCGGGCGGCCTCGCCGTCGCGCTGCTCGGCTGGTCGCTCCTGACAAATCTTTACAGTACCGGCGACCCGGCTCCGCTGCCCTACCTCCCGCTGCTCAACCCGTTCGACCTCGCGCATGTCGGCGCGCTCCTCGTGCTGACGGCCTACGTCCGCCAGATGGTTCGGGGCGATGTGCCGCCGAGCGCGCCGGTTCGGACTGCGCTTTACAGCGCCCTCGGCCTCGGCGTCTTCGTCGCCGTGAGCGGCCTCGTAGCGCGGACCGTCCACCACCTCGCCGACGTGCCCTTCACCGAGGCGGGCCTCTTCGACTCGACCCTCTTCCAGACAGCGCTCTCAATCACCTGGGCGCTCCTGGCGATGGCCGTGATGCTCGCGGCGACGCGGTTCCGGCTGCGGACGCCGTGGTTCGTCGGGGCGGCGCTGCTCGCACTCGTCGGCGTCAAACTCTTCGCGGTCGACCTCTCGAACGCGGGGACCCTGGCGCGGATCGTGTCGTTTGTGGGCGTCGGGCTGCTGGTGCTGCTGATCGGGTACTTTTCGCCCGCCCCGCCCCGCCGCGACGAGCCGGACCCGCCGGACGAACTCGCCCCTGCCGACCCCGCTCTGTGATGCGCCTTCTCCTGGTCTTCCTGCTCGCCGCGACCGCACCGGTGGCGGCGCAAACCGACCCGTCGGACTTCGCCTACCAGACCAGCCTCGCCCTGGACGGCGAGGGGCCGATCTACCGAGTCCCGGTCCCGCCGTTCGTCTACCAGGCCGTGCAGCGAGACGACCTCGGCGACCTCCGCGTTCTCAACGGCAACGGCGACCCCGTACCCCACGCTATCGATCACGCGCCGCGCGTCATCGCGGTAAGGCGCGTTACTCTACCTGTTTTCGCCTTGACTGACACCACGCGCACCACCGACCCGGCCCTCTCCATCCGCCGGGACAGCGCAGGAACGGTAGTTGAGATTTTACCGGAGCCCAATCGAACCGAACGCTCACGTACAGCTTACCTCCTTGATGCTCGAACGCTCGACGGGCCGATTCACCGCCTCATCTTTACGTGGGCCGACAGCACATCGGACTTCGTTACTTCCGTTTCGCTCACGGCAAGTGACGACTTGGCTCAGTGGACACCGTGGGTACGCCGCGCTACCCTCGCTGACCTCGAACAGAGTGGCCAGCGACTCTTTCTGCGTACCATCACCCCGAACAGCCTGACGAAACCGAGTTTCCTCCGGCTGACGTGGCCCGAGGGGGAGAAACTCCCGCCGCCTACCCGAATCGAGGCCGAGTACAACCGGGAAGTGGGAAAGCCTATGGAGCGAAAGTGGCTACCTACTGATTTGCTTGATGCATCGCCTTCGAGGTTCACCTTCCTCCTCAACGCCCGTGTGCCCGCGGATAGGGCTCGCCTTCGTCTGCCGGAAATGAACACTATCGCCGAGGCTGACTTGCGTTCAGCGATAGCAGCCGAACGTCCCTGGCAACTCCGTAGCTCCGGACCCATCTATCGGCTTCGCATCGACAGCGCCGAGTTGAAGACGCCTGAGTTATCGTTCGATCCGACCCGTGCTGCGTTATGGCAATTGGAGGTCGAACCGGACGGTGCGCTCGGCTCGGAGCCGCCCATACTAGAAATTGGGTACGTACCGGAGACAGTTCTCTTCGTGGCACGCGGTGACGGTCCGTTCCGGCTTGTCTTCGGGCACTACGATGCGGAGTCCGTCGCGCTCCACCACTCTTCTCTTAGTCGAGGGCTGCAAGGTTATTCATCTGAAATCCCCCCGGTCTCTCCCGCCCGCACTGCTGAGCAGAGCAACCTCGCCGGGCCGGCGGCCCTCCAGCCTCCCACCGACGTACCGGTGCAGCGCATCGCGCTCTGGGTCGTCCTCGTCCTCGGCGTCGCCGTCCTCGGGTGGATGGCGCTGCGGCTGCTTCGCCAGCTCCGCGCCGAGCACCCGGCAGCTTAGCAGCGGTATCTTCTCCCCTCTTTTCTGTCCCACCCTCGCCCCGTCCCCGCCATGCCCCGCTACAGCTCCATCGACGAAGTCATCGCCTCCTACCCGCAGCGCTTTAACCCCGCCAAAGCCGAGGGCGTGGACGACACCGTCCAGATGAACCTCAGCGGCGAGGGCGGCGGGCACTACATGCTCCACGTCCACGACGGCCAGGTCGACGTCGCCGAAGGCACGGCCGACGACCCGACGCTGACGCTCGACGCGCCCGCCGACGTCTGGCTCAGCGTCGAGAACGGGCAGACCAACCCGATGATGGCGATGATGTCGGGCAAGGTCAAGCTGAAGGGCTCGGTGCCGTTCGCCACCAAGTTCATGGGGATGTTCGGCGGCAAGGGCTGAGCCGCTTCAGGCTGTCTCGGCGGCCTCCATCGGGTCGGGACGGTGAAACGCGAAGCCGAGGCGGCGCAGCTTCTCGTTCGACACGACCTTGAAGCCGTCGCCCATCCCGTCCTCGAACGTGGGCGGGTCGAGGCCGAGGGCGCGGGCGACGGCCGGGTAGAGGTGCTGCCGCGCCGGGTGCTCGTCGGCGCAGACGTTGACGGCCTCTCCGCGCACGCCGCGCTCCAGCACGAAGAGTGCCGCCCCGACCGCGTCGTCGCGGTGGACGAGGTTGACGGGGGCGTCGCCGCCTGCGATGCCGGTGCGGCCGGCGAGGACGCGCGCCGGGTGGCGGTCGCCGCCGTAGAGCCCGGCCAAGCGCAGCACCGTCGCGTCGAACTGCTCGCTGGCTTGGAGGACGCGCTCGGCCTCCAGGATCGGCGCACCGGCGCGGCGGAGCGGCAGCCCGTCGCGTGCGCCTGCGTCAGCCTCCGTCACAA
Above is a window of Bacteroidota bacterium DNA encoding:
- a CDS encoding mechanosensitive ion channel domain-containing protein yields the protein MARLLLFVLAAFLLAAPVAAQAVPDTALATLPALPEAPVEVVPQDSLADEMAMLQAAVAGLAAQNDSLARALAERPARIDTVVMRDTTARGVAGEAAGRVAQEAKDAFRNFVPRLIFSALLLVAALYLLRGLVWLLEALAARTAERRLFYKRLIPIVRLLVWALAVYLIIAAVFQIPGNSLLAAAAAVGVAVGFAAQEVLKNIFGGLVIILDQPFQVGDKIAVEGTYGEVVSIGLRSTRIVTPDDNLVSVPNAQVVDGQVSNANAGELNLQVVTELYLPGWVDVSLAKRIAYEAAANSKYVYLNKPIVVIAKDEFRETFLLLLKVKAYVLDTRYEFLLMSDVTEAAKAEFLRHGLLNPMWKLHDFLDEMIEDDEDGDRPSAAGDGEAPSVIAPGGAPLLDPPAGP
- a CDS encoding aquaporin gives rise to the protein MHLRSYLAEFIGTFFLVFSGTSAILGSVLAGYDGTVAVPFAFGLALVVGIFAVGHISGAHFNPAVTIAFAVGRHFPWGQVGPYIAAQLLGGLAASGVLALAFGAADGFTAGPTVPGDAAAALGSVLPVLLAEFFATFLLMFVITAVATDTRIEGIPAGLAIGFTVAAMAFATGWIGGGSFNPARSFGPALVDGTWTLHWLYWAGPVLGAVAAVTTYNVVRGPEPEGPPPAMTDPTLD
- a CDS encoding DUF2339 domain-containing protein → MIRRILLTVLGGFLGAASYDEAFLFFGAALGFVVALYLDTRDALQEVTARLDGLERRSAPAPAALEPVETVPDEAGPVLDEPAHDEPATPALEPEAPVAAEDSMADAATPEERSRRAAMRRRARRGAAAATPAPSAPAEPSLPAQAWALLTGGNPLARIGVAILFVGLFFLIGYVSEQGLFPIELRLLGTALAGLGLVGGGWVLRRRAEVYAVTLQGGGVAVMYLTVFAAFQLYDVLPPLPAFALLVAIAAFSAVLAVVQDAPVLAVVGVLGGFAAPILASTGQGDHVLLFSYYTVLNAGVFGIAYVKQWRSLYLVGFLCTFVIGGVWGGLRYEPALFASTEPFLVLFFALYFAIPVLATRRGTTRLAGPIDGPLVFGLPVAAFALQAVLVEPFAFGRAWSAFALALAYLGTATLLFRGRREAARPLVEAFVGIGLTFATLTIPFALDAVWSGALWALEGAALVWTGVRQRRLWLRLSGLGLQFVSVVVLFDESAFGFDAAALGVRLSGWLAAIALGASAYWFQARPEVVRRLEYAASGPVLLLAVFLWSLSGLTLVADLLPDVLMPSAWLLFFAASAVALAEVGRRLDWNAAGAVALPLLLGAGWLLVPASLLFNDHPFGHFGWLAWLLAFAALGWVLVRREGVSGPRRLSLAHALSLWLLAAVAATEVAWALDRWVGEVGWSEAGVGIVLAGLLALVLAAPGPVGRWTARHRAAYLGLGAGGLAVALLGWSLLTNLYSTGDPAPLPYLPLLNPFDLAHVGALLVLTAYVRQMVRGDVPPSAPVRTALYSALGLGVFVAVSGLVARTVHHLADVPFTEAGLFDSTLFQTALSITWALLAMAVMLAATRFRLRTPWFVGAALLALVGVKLFAVDLSNAGTLARIVSFVGVGLLVLLIGYFSPAPPRRDEPDPPDELAPADPAL
- a CDS encoding DUF3999 family protein, with translation MRLLLVFLLAATAPVAAQTDPSDFAYQTSLALDGEGPIYRVPVPPFVYQAVQRDDLGDLRVLNGNGDPVPHAIDHAPRVIAVRRVTLPVFALTDTTRTTDPALSIRRDSAGTVVEILPEPNRTERSRTAYLLDARTLDGPIHRLIFTWADSTSDFVTSVSLTASDDLAQWTPWVRRATLADLEQSGQRLFLRTITPNSLTKPSFLRLTWPEGEKLPPPTRIEAEYNREVGKPMERKWLPTDLLDASPSRFTFLLNARVPADRARLRLPEMNTIAEADLRSAIAAERPWQLRSSGPIYRLRIDSAELKTPELSFDPTRAALWQLEVEPDGALGSEPPILEIGYVPETVLFVARGDGPFRLVFGHYDAESVALHHSSLSRGLQGYSSEIPPVSPARTAEQSNLAGPAALQPPTDVPVQRIALWVVLVLGVAVLGWMALRLLRQLRAEHPAA
- a CDS encoding SCP2 sterol-binding domain-containing protein, with protein sequence MPRYSSIDEVIASYPQRFNPAKAEGVDDTVQMNLSGEGGGHYMLHVHDGQVDVAEGTADDPTLTLDAPADVWLSVENGQTNPMMAMMSGKVKLKGSVPFATKFMGMFGGKG
- a CDS encoding SDR family oxidoreductase gives rise to the protein MTLRTVSVLGCGWLGLPLAERLVQRGLTVRGSTTSPGKLDRLAEAGIVPHRIAVTESVEGEDLAAFFGADVLVVTVPPSKGGASYPAVFRAIRSAAETHGTGWVVMMSSTSVYPNLDRVVTEADAGARDGLPLRRAGAPILEAERVLQASEQFDATVLRLAGLYGGDRHPARVLAGRTGIAGGDAPVNLVHRDDAVGAALFVLERGVRGEAVNVCADEHPARQHLYPAVARALGLDPPTFEDGMGDGFKVVSNEKLRRLGFAFHRPDPMEAAETA